The following are from one region of the Leptospira neocaledonica genome:
- a CDS encoding sugar transferase, producing MKRILEFFLALIALVVFSPVYLGICLLFSVFEHGPIFFLQERVGVGKKIFWIWKFRTLKNGTPTFIGSFLRSTGLDELPQIWNILKGDMSIVGPRPLTGQDILRLGWEGEGLARRWSVRPGITGLSQLYSGRGSKYSLCFDLSYLKRGSFILDLKIVLLTLVMNLFGKKGIRNLLWTRLEKRDRGFYWGNWAKHFRKNADRPYPVVQEQVIGFIPQKRLPVAKSLAIFQLGEAGEGRIAKDIDHINIYGVDSNYRQALKLFVKEEGRHARILGDCIRALRGELIQSNWTEKLFHFGRRLVGTRLKLMVLLVAEVIGICFYKKIAEKIPFGSVKNALLHIAEDEEKHLIFHSTFFSIRLKNPITRFLFKVIWRFLSFAACISVLIDHRKTFKALEIPIRDCYFQFMNISRTTERKILRTFFV from the coding sequence ATGAAACGAATTTTAGAATTTTTTTTGGCTTTGATTGCGCTTGTAGTATTTTCTCCGGTTTACCTTGGGATCTGTCTGTTGTTCTCAGTTTTCGAGCATGGTCCGATTTTCTTCCTACAAGAAAGGGTAGGGGTAGGAAAGAAGATATTCTGGATCTGGAAATTCAGAACCTTAAAAAATGGAACTCCAACTTTTATAGGTTCTTTTTTGAGAAGTACGGGCTTAGACGAGCTTCCTCAGATCTGGAATATTTTGAAGGGAGATATGAGTATCGTAGGCCCTCGTCCTTTGACTGGACAAGATATTTTACGATTGGGTTGGGAAGGAGAAGGTTTGGCTCGAAGATGGTCCGTTCGTCCGGGAATCACGGGACTTTCGCAACTATATTCAGGCAGAGGATCCAAATATTCTCTTTGTTTCGATCTTTCTTATCTAAAAAGAGGGAGTTTTATCTTAGATCTTAAAATCGTACTTTTAACTTTGGTGATGAATCTTTTCGGAAAGAAAGGAATTAGAAATTTATTATGGACTCGCCTTGAAAAAAGAGATCGAGGATTTTATTGGGGAAATTGGGCCAAACATTTTAGAAAGAATGCGGATCGTCCTTATCCTGTTGTACAAGAGCAGGTCATCGGATTTATTCCTCAAAAACGACTTCCGGTTGCTAAATCTCTGGCGATCTTCCAGTTGGGAGAAGCCGGAGAAGGTCGGATCGCAAAAGATATAGATCATATAAATATTTATGGAGTGGATTCGAATTATCGACAGGCACTTAAACTTTTTGTAAAAGAAGAAGGTAGACATGCGCGTATCTTAGGGGACTGCATCCGTGCATTAAGGGGAGAACTGATCCAGAGTAATTGGACAGAAAAACTTTTTCATTTTGGCAGAAGGCTCGTAGGAACCAGGCTCAAACTGATGGTGTTATTGGTCGCAGAAGTAATCGGGATCTGCTTTTACAAAAAAATCGCAGAGAAAATCCCATTCGGTTCCGTAAAAAATGCCTTACTCCATATCGCAGAAGATGAAGAAAAACATCTGATCTTTCATAGTACGTTTTTTAGTATCCGACTCAAAAATCCAATCACTCGGTTTCTTTTCAAGGTCATATGGAGATTTCTTTCTTTCGCTGCTTGTATTTCGGTTTTAATAGACCATCGCAAAACATTCAAAGCTTTGGAGATTCCTATTAGAGACTGTTATTTTCAGTTTATGAATATTTCCCGAACTACGGAGAGAAAGATCCTCCGAACTTTTTTCGTTTGA
- a CDS encoding LEA type 2 family protein, translated as MIQKTSLYAYIGITLAANLLFGCAQLQKVDLKKVKEKIEDLDKPSFVLEKVSIAEINLSEIKLRVDSKVKNPYPIALPATNLEINILIEGQQFTKAKTKIPTVNGNSTKPVPVDLTFAYDDLAALYKKVPGKIDLVVKVQGVVSLPIPEKYRSIAGAASLDFPFEEERKIPAVLPDIEIRNFKIIKPDPSTILSSAGTEDLAKKATTFLDTLLGPQKKSPGSAVAAGLSALDLKVDTEFQIVLKNRATSRLQFSEFEFELTLEKEKFLTGQPVRIENQGQESILSVRTSFPLGTVTQGIANAVSKRSAAFRLSGKATTEAPEIGTGPVLFKFDKSGSFSWN; from the coding sequence ATGATCCAAAAAACTTCCTTATATGCCTATATCGGAATTACTCTTGCAGCAAACCTTCTATTCGGTTGTGCTCAATTACAAAAAGTTGATTTAAAAAAAGTAAAAGAAAAGATCGAAGACCTGGACAAACCTTCCTTCGTCTTGGAAAAAGTTTCGATTGCAGAGATCAATCTATCCGAAATCAAACTTAGAGTGGATTCAAAAGTAAAAAATCCATATCCGATCGCGTTGCCCGCAACCAATTTAGAAATTAATATCCTGATCGAAGGGCAACAATTCACGAAGGCAAAAACCAAAATACCTACCGTTAATGGAAATTCCACCAAACCGGTTCCTGTAGATCTAACATTCGCCTACGATGATCTCGCTGCACTTTATAAAAAAGTTCCGGGAAAGATCGACTTAGTAGTCAAAGTGCAAGGAGTCGTGTCACTTCCTATCCCTGAAAAATACAGATCTATCGCAGGTGCTGCGTCACTCGACTTTCCATTCGAAGAAGAAAGAAAAATCCCCGCTGTTCTTCCTGACATAGAGATCCGAAATTTCAAAATTATCAAGCCGGACCCTTCTACCATCTTAAGTTCCGCAGGCACGGAAGATCTAGCCAAAAAAGCCACGACATTCTTAGACACATTGCTCGGCCCTCAGAAAAAATCCCCTGGATCAGCAGTCGCCGCAGGATTATCGGCGCTCGATTTAAAAGTAGACACCGAATTCCAAATCGTATTGAAAAACAGAGCCACATCTAGATTACAATTTTCTGAATTTGAATTTGAGCTCACGCTCGAAAAAGAAAAATTCCTAACAGGCCAGCCTGTCCGGATCGAAAACCAAGGACAAGAATCCATTCTAAGTGTTCGCACCTCCTTCCCACTCGGAACGGTCACCCAAGGAATCGCAAACGCAGTCTCCAAAAGATCCGCCGCATTCCGACTCAGCGGCAAGGCAACCACCGAAGCCCCCGAAATCGGAACAGGTCCTGTCTTATTCAAATTCGATAAATCCGGCTCTTTTAGCTGGAATTAA
- a CDS encoding efflux RND transporter permease subunit, translating into MNIALLSIKRPIFITSLVILMLITGIFSLSKMGVDLFPDVNIPVVTVTTIYPGAGPEEIEELISKPLEEELSSIAGLKKITSRNQEGVSVVLGEFTLSTDIKYAEQQFRDKTASVRPKLPDGIKEPKVVRFDPADQPIIRLAVFADLNQAKMYDLAKETVKAKLEQIAGVGSVKLVGGTRREIQIELDRNKLVSYQMPMVVIANRLKTAGLNVPVGKFDSGAKETSYRTLGRYESLSQIENTIVSFGGDVGNSVLIKQLGTVRDGTEDEETLGYLWASKSDEVEEEDVGLLTHPIIWVTQVPKRIKRLFGGNKGAVVEKELKPALFIDVYKQSGANTVSVADEVLKRIDKLNADIQPLEGKPKIRLIRDGSRWIRYNVEDVTEAIVLGILLAVITVYFFLGNLRSTIITGLALPNSLLGAFIIMWVMGFTINVMTLLALSLAVGLLVDDAIVVRENIFRKLEEGATVMEAAEKGTMEVALAVIGTSLTVIAVFFPVGFLSGIVGQFFKQFGLTVVFAMIISLFDGLFVAPMLSAYFAGKLTHDKKNAAVEAFDRFQTWLEKIYKITMHYALAHPGKIILLTFLIFILSFVSCAFVKKTFLPANDQGEFMVTLDLPPGTSLQGTKDVSDKVLAELQKFPEMDKIAITIGKPDGGEPNTAVLAIALVSSKKRSRDTTTVKEEIRTMLKAFDYARPAVSDYSAVGGGVQYPFQLVLKGNNLEEVEAYSKKVIERLKGIKDLADIDSDFRGGKPEYQIVLDNSKMQLVGVLPGVAGSELRYQIAGDQVSKFYDKGIEYEVRMRLTHDQRNLRAAYTQTKVPNIANKLIPLAAISTGKENLGPSRINRIDRARAVVVNANLAPGGAIGTAMEEATKILTKEIPPPPGVRFNFQGQSEDLKELFLNIIVAFGLALVFIYLVLASLYESFITPITILFAIPPAISGAFFALFLTGEMLNIFSMIGLILLMGLVAKNSILLVDYAMQAVRERGITRDEAIFEAGLVRLRPILMTSIAMIMGTVPIALGLGEAAKSRTAMGIAIIGGLILSTLVTLIVVPSIFGGIDKFREWIEGKFRPDMTATIHSEGAAHSGSAAVSTNHNQSSLSEWAQEVESKPKKGTGSKKKK; encoded by the coding sequence TTGAATATCGCGCTCCTCTCTATTAAACGTCCCATATTTATTACCAGTCTTGTAATCCTTATGTTGATCACTGGTATCTTCTCCCTAAGCAAGATGGGAGTGGATCTTTTTCCGGATGTAAATATCCCGGTGGTGACCGTAACTACGATCTATCCGGGAGCGGGTCCGGAAGAGATCGAGGAATTAATCTCTAAACCTTTGGAAGAAGAACTTTCTTCCATTGCAGGTTTGAAAAAGATCACTTCTCGTAACCAGGAAGGTGTTTCCGTAGTTTTAGGTGAATTCACTCTTTCTACAGACATCAAATATGCAGAACAACAATTTCGGGATAAGACTGCATCGGTTCGTCCCAAACTTCCTGACGGTATCAAAGAACCTAAAGTAGTTCGTTTCGACCCTGCAGACCAACCGATCATTCGTTTGGCAGTGTTTGCAGATTTAAATCAGGCAAAAATGTATGATTTAGCCAAAGAAACCGTTAAGGCGAAGTTGGAACAGATTGCCGGCGTTGGTTCCGTTAAATTAGTCGGAGGCACCAGAAGAGAGATCCAAATCGAATTAGATAGAAATAAATTAGTTTCTTATCAAATGCCGATGGTAGTGATCGCTAACCGATTAAAAACCGCAGGCTTAAACGTTCCGGTTGGTAAATTTGATTCCGGTGCAAAAGAAACTTCTTATAGAACATTAGGTAGATATGAAAGTCTTTCTCAAATCGAAAATACGATCGTTTCCTTCGGAGGAGATGTTGGTAATTCTGTACTCATTAAACAATTAGGAACTGTACGAGACGGAACGGAAGACGAAGAAACATTAGGATATCTTTGGGCTTCCAAAAGTGACGAGGTGGAAGAAGAGGATGTAGGCCTTTTAACTCATCCTATCATTTGGGTAACTCAGGTCCCTAAACGGATCAAAAGACTTTTCGGCGGCAATAAAGGTGCTGTCGTAGAGAAGGAACTTAAACCTGCATTATTCATCGACGTATACAAACAATCCGGAGCAAACACAGTATCCGTTGCAGACGAGGTCTTAAAAAGAATAGATAAGTTAAATGCGGATATCCAACCTTTAGAAGGAAAACCTAAGATCAGATTGATCCGCGACGGTTCCAGATGGATCCGATATAACGTAGAAGATGTTACGGAAGCCATCGTTTTAGGGATCCTTCTTGCGGTTATCACCGTTTATTTCTTCTTAGGAAACTTAAGATCTACTATCATCACCGGTCTTGCATTGCCTAACTCTTTGTTAGGAGCATTCATCATCATGTGGGTGATGGGATTCACGATCAACGTTATGACGCTGTTGGCCTTATCTCTCGCAGTAGGTCTTTTGGTCGACGATGCGATTGTGGTCCGGGAAAACATCTTCCGAAAATTGGAAGAAGGTGCGACCGTAATGGAAGCCGCTGAAAAAGGAACCATGGAAGTGGCTCTTGCAGTTATCGGAACTTCCTTAACGGTGATCGCGGTATTCTTCCCGGTAGGGTTTTTATCAGGAATTGTCGGCCAGTTCTTCAAACAGTTCGGATTGACTGTAGTCTTTGCCATGATCATCTCCCTTTTCGACGGTCTTTTTGTGGCTCCAATGTTGTCCGCTTACTTTGCAGGAAAACTCACCCACGATAAGAAGAATGCTGCGGTGGAAGCTTTCGATCGTTTCCAAACTTGGCTCGAAAAAATTTATAAGATCACAATGCATTACGCATTGGCGCATCCAGGAAAGATCATCCTTCTTACTTTCCTAATTTTTATTCTTTCCTTCGTGAGTTGTGCTTTTGTGAAAAAGACATTCTTACCTGCGAATGACCAAGGTGAATTTATGGTAACCTTGGACCTTCCTCCGGGCACTAGTTTGCAGGGAACTAAAGACGTTTCGGATAAAGTTTTAGCCGAACTCCAAAAATTCCCGGAGATGGATAAGATCGCAATCACCATCGGTAAACCGGATGGCGGAGAACCGAACACTGCTGTGTTAGCAATCGCACTTGTTTCTTCCAAAAAAAGGTCCAGGGACACTACCACAGTCAAAGAAGAGATCCGTACTATGTTAAAGGCTTTTGATTATGCAAGGCCTGCAGTCTCGGATTATTCCGCAGTAGGTGGCGGAGTGCAGTATCCGTTCCAATTAGTTCTTAAAGGGAACAACTTGGAAGAAGTAGAAGCATATTCTAAAAAAGTAATAGAAAGATTGAAAGGTATCAAAGACCTCGCGGATATAGACTCTGACTTTAGAGGTGGTAAACCGGAATATCAAATTGTTTTAGATAATTCTAAAATGCAATTGGTAGGTGTTCTTCCAGGGGTCGCAGGTTCAGAATTAAGATACCAGATCGCCGGAGACCAGGTCAGTAAGTTTTACGATAAGGGAATCGAATACGAAGTCCGCATGAGGCTTACGCACGATCAAAGGAACTTGAGAGCGGCATATACCCAAACCAAGGTTCCAAATATCGCGAACAAATTGATCCCTTTGGCAGCAATCAGTACTGGTAAAGAAAACTTAGGACCTTCTCGAATTAACCGTATCGATAGGGCAAGAGCCGTAGTGGTCAACGCAAACCTAGCACCAGGTGGTGCGATCGGTACCGCAATGGAAGAAGCTACTAAGATCCTGACTAAGGAAATCCCTCCTCCGCCGGGAGTTCGTTTTAATTTCCAAGGTCAGTCGGAAGATTTAAAAGAGCTATTCCTGAATATCATCGTAGCCTTCGGTCTTGCTTTGGTATTCATATACTTGGTTCTTGCTTCTCTTTATGAATCTTTCATCACTCCGATCACGATCTTATTTGCGATCCCTCCTGCAATTTCCGGAGCATTCTTCGCTCTGTTCTTAACGGGAGAAATGTTAAATATATTCTCTATGATCGGACTCATCCTTCTCATGGGACTCGTGGCCAAAAACTCGATCTTACTCGTAGACTATGCGATGCAAGCTGTGAGAGAAAGAGGAATCACCAGAGACGAAGCAATCTTCGAAGCAGGACTTGTGAGATTACGTCCTATCTTAATGACATCCATCGCGATGATCATGGGAACTGTTCCGATCGCATTGGGTCTCGGAGAAGCCGCAAAATCCAGAACTGCAATGGGTATCGCAATCATCGGAGGTTTGATCCTCTCCACGTTAGTTACATTGATTGTGGTTCCTTCTATCTTCGGTGGTATCGATAAGTTCAGAGAATGGATAGAAGGTAAGTTCCGCCCTGATATGACCGCTACGATCCATAGTGAAGGTGCTGCTCATTCGGGAAGCGCTGCTGTATCAACGAATCATAATCAATCTTCCTTGAGCGAATGGGCCCAGGAAGTGGAGTCCAAACCTAAGAAAGGGACCGGTTCGAAAAAGAAAAAATAG
- a CDS encoding DegT/DnrJ/EryC1/StrS family aminotransferase, protein MSAETEVLEKPSRKKTDIEFHKPTLSREDLKTVLEALVEDHLASGSVTHKFEKAFSSTFRTKQVISANSLTAAYHLSLLALEIQPGDKIAISTFAPLAALDAIFLMQAQPLVVDMGKHSFHICPERLASALEDESVKAVVLDHTFGSLADFSKYDFKNRPVIEDFSETVGARTETFTPGKQGKISICGLSIEYLITTGNGALICTDDDSIAKKIRARKDGKDPYPRKEGQPRLDYDMIDYQAALGIEQLSNLGVILERKRKIAQVYLQSIQGSQVGSHFNDPNSETFNRFVIIAPGNYEQVERYFRSLQIGTRRTVAEPIHHILELSNSDFPNGERLYQRGHCIPIYPNLTKDNVQRISQAIRRIY, encoded by the coding sequence ATGAGCGCGGAAACCGAAGTTTTAGAGAAACCAAGCCGGAAAAAGACCGATATCGAATTCCATAAACCCACTCTTTCTCGGGAAGATCTGAAAACCGTTTTAGAGGCGTTGGTAGAAGACCATCTCGCTTCCGGTTCTGTGACCCATAAATTTGAGAAGGCCTTCTCCTCTACTTTCAGAACCAAACAGGTAATTTCCGCAAACAGTTTAACTGCTGCGTATCACCTATCTTTATTGGCATTGGAGATCCAACCTGGAGATAAGATCGCTATCTCCACATTCGCTCCTCTTGCCGCTCTAGATGCAATTTTCTTAATGCAAGCACAACCTTTGGTTGTGGATATGGGAAAACATTCTTTCCATATTTGTCCGGAAAGATTGGCTTCCGCTCTGGAAGACGAATCCGTAAAAGCAGTGGTTCTAGATCATACTTTCGGATCTTTGGCGGACTTCTCCAAATATGATTTCAAAAACCGTCCTGTAATCGAAGATTTTTCGGAAACTGTAGGTGCGAGAACCGAAACCTTCACTCCCGGTAAACAGGGAAAAATTTCCATTTGTGGTCTTTCTATTGAATATCTGATCACTACCGGAAATGGCGCTTTGATCTGTACGGATGATGATTCCATAGCGAAAAAGATCAGAGCCAGAAAAGATGGCAAAGATCCTTATCCACGTAAAGAAGGCCAGCCTAGATTGGATTATGATATGATCGATTACCAAGCGGCTTTAGGCATCGAACAATTATCCAATCTTGGTGTGATCTTAGAAAGAAAAAGAAAGATCGCTCAAGTTTATCTGCAATCTATCCAAGGGTCACAAGTAGGTTCTCATTTTAACGATCCGAATTCGGAAACTTTCAACCGTTTCGTAATCATAGCTCCAGGTAATTACGAGCAGGTAGAAAGATACTTCCGTTCTTTACAAATTGGGACTCGTAGAACAGTTGCAGAACCGATCCATCATATTTTAGAACTTTCCAATTCGGATTTCCCGAACGGAGAAAGGCTGTACCAAAGAGGTCATTGCATTCCGATTTATCCTAACTTGACGAAGGATAATGTGCAAAGGATCTCTCAGGCAATTCGTAGAATTTACTAA
- a CDS encoding helix-turn-helix transcriptional regulator codes for MKEELDKDIDQEIEPREMNPTEYRLLTLLFNFFRFPEGITLSSLRKIMEGFYDNENRDSDRRKLSRDIEELGALGFYIKYYPQKNGKDFVYVLVKDPLSKTLEFTEEELREISALLLKGYSEAPKYELYTAARKIFAGDLEYFPEMIENPEENSEELGETAFQILEALKNHTPIRIKYYKTFPEDSYLKEADPIRLIRKGGQDHYLLAYDREEKVKKRFLLPKILSVELLQGDPLYQARGAKKETEEDLIVHAGLFPVHESKNVEWICKEEGLVKAKLFLTGIKYAEEKNKLSFQSTNLEGLLPFLWRWPDAIETVLPEELNSVFRNSVKQISELYEKV; via the coding sequence ATGAAAGAAGAACTAGACAAAGATATAGATCAGGAAATCGAGCCTAGGGAGATGAATCCCACAGAATACAGGCTTCTCACATTATTATTCAATTTTTTCAGATTTCCGGAAGGGATAACTCTTAGCTCCTTGAGAAAGATCATGGAGGGATTTTACGATAACGAAAACAGAGACTCGGACAGAAGGAAATTATCCAGAGATATAGAAGAGTTAGGCGCCCTAGGATTTTATATCAAATATTATCCTCAAAAGAATGGGAAAGATTTCGTATACGTACTCGTAAAAGATCCACTTTCAAAAACTCTGGAATTCACTGAAGAAGAGCTGAGAGAAATTTCCGCACTATTATTAAAAGGATATTCAGAAGCACCAAAATACGAACTCTATACCGCCGCTCGAAAAATATTCGCAGGAGATCTGGAATACTTTCCTGAAATGATCGAAAACCCCGAGGAAAATTCAGAAGAGTTGGGAGAAACCGCATTTCAAATATTAGAAGCACTCAAAAATCACACTCCGATCCGGATCAAATATTATAAAACTTTTCCGGAAGATTCTTATCTGAAAGAGGCGGATCCGATCCGATTGATCCGAAAAGGGGGCCAGGATCATTATTTGCTCGCGTACGACAGGGAAGAAAAAGTTAAAAAAAGATTCCTTCTTCCAAAGATCTTATCCGTGGAACTCCTACAAGGAGATCCACTCTACCAGGCAAGAGGCGCCAAAAAAGAAACAGAAGAGGATCTGATTGTACATGCCGGATTATTTCCCGTCCACGAATCCAAAAATGTGGAGTGGATCTGCAAAGAAGAAGGTCTTGTAAAAGCAAAACTATTCCTGACAGGAATCAAATATGCCGAAGAGAAAAATAAACTCAGTTTTCAATCCACCAATCTGGAAGGATTATTGCCATTCTTATGGAGATGGCCGGATGCGATCGAAACAGTTCTTCCTGAAGAATTGAACTCGGTCTTTCGAAACTCGGTAAAACAGATCTCGGAACTCTACGAAAAAGTATAA
- a CDS encoding M48 family metallopeptidase — protein sequence MKLKNILFSLFSLQILLTLVMKYFSYQGDLSPELHERILKYFSQEDINSGIDYERRGFFVSIIGSLLDFALAGAFVFTPISVKLEEYFGKKTGNRFYLTVILFFVSFYVLEFIISLPFSYYFGYVIEHEFQFSNMNVTDWILFKAKSFGLGFIFGGLVVLVVAFVFKNLPRAWKYILPILSLGFGLLMSVLYPIIITPIFYDYGPIQEGSLKTKILALSQKANIQVENIYVINESKYSGHTNAYFTGWGESKKIFLYDTLIQNHTEEEVVSVLGHEIGHWVHNHQMIEIALSTLETFLLCFLLGYVFQRVKEEGQIPLKEFYSPSTLPFLFLILSLVGTVLGPFSATLSRVLETQADREALVLTNDKKSFISTEIKLAKDNKSRLNPHKLEVIFEHSHPTTLERIEFAEGWK from the coding sequence ATGAAACTTAAGAACATTCTATTCTCTTTATTTTCCCTACAAATCCTACTCACACTCGTGATGAAATACTTCTCCTACCAAGGAGATCTATCTCCGGAGCTACATGAAAGAATTCTAAAGTATTTTTCCCAAGAAGATATAAATTCAGGGATAGATTACGAAAGAAGAGGATTTTTTGTCTCCATTATAGGTTCCCTACTCGATTTTGCTTTGGCAGGAGCATTTGTATTTACTCCTATTTCAGTAAAGTTAGAGGAATACTTCGGTAAAAAAACGGGAAATAGATTTTATCTTACAGTAATTCTATTCTTTGTTTCTTTTTATGTTTTAGAATTTATCATTTCTTTACCATTCAGTTATTATTTCGGCTATGTGATAGAACACGAATTCCAATTCTCCAATATGAACGTAACTGATTGGATCTTATTTAAGGCAAAATCCTTCGGACTAGGATTTATATTTGGCGGACTAGTTGTTCTTGTAGTAGCATTCGTATTCAAAAATCTTCCACGTGCTTGGAAATATATACTTCCGATTTTATCCTTGGGTTTTGGACTTCTCATGTCTGTATTGTACCCAATCATCATCACGCCTATCTTTTACGATTACGGCCCCATCCAAGAAGGAAGTTTAAAAACAAAAATATTAGCACTGAGTCAAAAAGCGAATATCCAAGTAGAGAATATTTACGTAATCAACGAGAGCAAATATTCAGGCCACACGAACGCGTACTTCACAGGTTGGGGAGAAAGTAAAAAGATCTTCTTGTACGATACGCTTATCCAAAATCATACGGAAGAAGAAGTGGTAAGCGTGCTCGGACATGAAATAGGTCACTGGGTCCATAATCACCAGATGATAGAGATAGCACTCAGCACCTTGGAAACCTTCTTATTGTGTTTCTTATTAGGATACGTATTTCAAAGAGTAAAAGAAGAAGGTCAAATCCCTTTAAAAGAATTTTATTCTCCTTCTACCTTGCCGTTTTTGTTTTTGATATTATCTCTTGTGGGAACAGTGCTCGGGCCTTTCTCGGCAACACTTTCCAGAGTTCTGGAAACCCAAGCAGATAGAGAAGCACTCGTGTTAACCAACGACAAAAAATCATTCATTAGCACAGAGATCAAATTGGCAAAAGACAATAAATCCAGATTGAATCCTCATAAACTGGAAGTCATTTTTGAACATTCGCATCCTACAACTTTAGAAAGGATCGAGTTCGCAGAAGGCTGGAAATAG